A region from the Pontixanthobacter aestiaquae genome encodes:
- a CDS encoding alpha/beta hydrolase, which translates to MPSVIFPGPEGRLEGRYTPAPRPRAPVAMILHPHPQGGGTMNEQMTQKLFKTFTDRGFATLRFNFRGVGRSQGSFDNGIGELSDAAAALDWVQSIHAEAQTTWVAGVSFGALIGMQLLMRRPEVRGFISIAPPANMYDFSFLAPCPASGIFIQGTADTVVQPSAVQKLVDKLRTQKHITIHHEEIPRANHFFENEQKELMASVDNYLDFRLDPACPIK; encoded by the coding sequence ATGCCATCCGTAATTTTTCCTGGCCCAGAAGGCCGTCTCGAAGGTCGTTACACTCCAGCTCCTCGCCCGCGCGCGCCGGTGGCGATGATCCTGCATCCGCACCCGCAAGGCGGCGGTACGATGAACGAACAGATGACGCAAAAACTGTTCAAGACCTTCACCGATCGCGGCTTTGCGACGTTGCGCTTTAACTTCCGCGGTGTCGGACGCAGCCAGGGCAGCTTTGACAACGGCATTGGTGAGCTGAGCGATGCAGCGGCAGCGCTTGATTGGGTCCAGTCAATCCATGCAGAGGCGCAAACCACTTGGGTTGCCGGTGTGTCATTCGGCGCGCTGATCGGTATGCAATTGCTGATGCGCCGCCCCGAAGTGCGCGGCTTTATCTCGATTGCACCGCCTGCGAACATGTATGATTTCAGCTTCCTTGCGCCTTGCCCCGCATCGGGTATCTTCATTCAGGGTACGGCCGACACCGTCGTTCAGCCGAGCGCAGTGCAGAAGCTGGTCGACAAGCTGCGCACGCAGAAGCACATCACCATCCACCATGAAGAAATCCCGCGCGCGAACCACTTCTTCGAAAACGAGCAGAAAGAGCTGATGGCGTCGGTCGACAATTATCTCGACTTCCGCCTCGATCCGGCCTGTCCAATTAAGTAA
- a CDS encoding DUF4349 domain-containing protein, producing MRQRFSSKLFIGAIVPLVLLAGCSQADDQSANDAAPMSESYESAAIEAEAAADSVALFETNDDSASSPIPNLSDVAINLPKLAYVYDFSWRLAGDDIGKLQRRHADLCDQQGPASCQIMGMSKNGEVGDEVTGELQLAVATRHARAFGALLEKEATETGAEQISANIQAEEMSKAIVDTEARLEARIALRDRLQEVLRTRKGSVGELVKAERGVAQVNEEIDQARGWLNEMKGRIAYSRVNIRYETGAIVSNDFLAPIQAAIGSVGSILGFIIAGLMLLAVILLPIGGIAWAGRAAKRRFGKVSVAPLADG from the coding sequence ATGAGGCAGAGGTTTTCAAGTAAGCTTTTCATTGGAGCAATCGTGCCATTGGTACTGCTCGCAGGGTGCTCTCAAGCGGACGATCAATCCGCCAATGATGCCGCGCCAATGTCTGAAAGCTACGAGTCTGCAGCGATCGAGGCCGAAGCAGCGGCAGATTCGGTCGCTCTGTTCGAAACGAATGACGACAGCGCCTCTTCGCCTATCCCCAACCTGTCAGATGTGGCGATAAATCTACCGAAGCTGGCCTACGTCTACGACTTCTCGTGGCGACTGGCCGGTGATGATATCGGCAAGTTGCAACGTCGCCACGCGGACCTTTGCGATCAGCAGGGACCTGCATCTTGCCAGATTATGGGCATGAGCAAGAATGGCGAAGTGGGTGATGAGGTCACTGGCGAACTCCAACTTGCCGTCGCCACTCGCCATGCCCGCGCATTCGGTGCTTTGCTGGAAAAAGAAGCAACCGAAACCGGAGCTGAGCAAATCTCTGCGAATATTCAGGCAGAGGAGATGTCCAAAGCCATCGTTGATACCGAAGCCCGGCTGGAGGCTCGCATTGCTTTACGTGATCGTCTCCAAGAAGTGCTCCGCACGCGCAAGGGTAGTGTAGGCGAACTGGTTAAGGCCGAGCGCGGTGTGGCACAGGTCAACGAAGAGATCGATCAAGCACGCGGCTGGCTCAATGAAATGAAGGGCCGTATTGCCTATAGCCGCGTCAATATCCGTTACGAAACCGGAGCGATTGTCAGCAATGACTTTCTTGCGCCAATTCAGGCTGCGATAGGCTCCGTAGGGTCGATTCTAGGCTTTATCATTGCTGGTTTGATGTTGCTGGCTGTGATCCTTCTGCCAATCGGCGGAATTGCCTGGGCTGGCCGTGCGGCCAAGCGCCGTTTCGGCAAAGTAAGTGTAGCACCTTTGGCGGATGGATAA
- a CDS encoding 2Fe-2S iron-sulfur cluster-binding protein, with protein MVTVAFTDADGAEVQCEAEEGVSLLEVGQAAGMPLEGTCEGQMACSTCHVIVAKGWFDRLPEASDEEEDMLDLAFGVERTSRLSCQIDVTAELDGLAVRIPSESRDMSG; from the coding sequence ATGGTCACAGTCGCTTTCACCGATGCTGACGGTGCCGAAGTCCAATGCGAAGCCGAAGAGGGAGTATCTCTGCTCGAAGTCGGTCAAGCTGCTGGAATGCCGCTCGAAGGAACTTGCGAAGGGCAGATGGCGTGCTCCACCTGCCATGTGATTGTGGCGAAAGGCTGGTTTGACCGGCTTCCCGAAGCAAGCGATGAAGAGGAGGATATGCTCGATTTGGCATTTGGCGTCGAGCGGACCAGCCGCCTCTCCTGCCAGATTGATGTCACTGCGGAGTTGGATGGATTGGCAGTACGCATTCCGTCCGAAAGCCGTGATATGTCTGGCTGA
- a CDS encoding cysteine desulfurase family protein — MIYFDYQATTPLAPEARDAMFRWLDGPDGSGFGNPNSPHRMGRQAAAAIELARDRVAALLPPGGKVIFTGGATEALNLAIRGTRRSERKDRIAVSTIEHLAVGDTVRSLNCPVEEIAVDQEGIAELPDHFTKSTRMVAVMQVNNEIGTVQPTLEIARKAKEAGALFLCDAVQSAGKMDVASADLIAVAGHKMHGPKGIGALWVRDGVELDTVQTGGGQEQGIRAGTLSPALCAGFGAAAQVAKERMQRDAEHVAALWSRARDMFDGWELNGSAQARYFGNLNIRKDGVDVARLMSDARDVCFSAGSACASGSGKPSHVLAALGLSKEQAKSSIRLGFGRYTTMADLEKGVSEILSAAKEQGV, encoded by the coding sequence ATGATTTATTTCGACTACCAAGCAACAACCCCGCTTGCCCCCGAAGCGCGCGACGCGATGTTTCGATGGCTGGACGGGCCCGATGGTTCCGGCTTCGGCAATCCCAACAGTCCGCACCGGATGGGTCGGCAGGCGGCTGCGGCAATAGAGCTGGCGCGGGATCGGGTGGCGGCGCTGCTGCCACCGGGCGGTAAAGTGATCTTCACCGGCGGCGCGACCGAAGCGCTTAATCTGGCAATTCGCGGAACCAGGCGCAGCGAACGCAAAGATCGCATTGCCGTGTCGACTATAGAGCATCTAGCCGTCGGTGATACGGTGCGCTCGCTCAATTGCCCGGTGGAAGAGATTGCGGTTGACCAAGAGGGCATCGCCGAACTGCCCGACCATTTCACCAAATCGACACGCATGGTCGCGGTGATGCAGGTCAATAACGAGATTGGCACCGTCCAGCCCACTCTCGAGATTGCGCGCAAGGCAAAAGAAGCGGGCGCATTATTCCTGTGCGACGCCGTGCAATCCGCAGGGAAAATGGACGTCGCCAGCGCGGATTTGATCGCGGTTGCAGGTCACAAGATGCACGGCCCAAAGGGCATCGGCGCTTTGTGGGTTCGCGACGGTGTCGAACTCGATACGGTGCAAACCGGCGGCGGGCAGGAGCAGGGCATTCGGGCAGGCACGCTCAGTCCTGCCCTATGTGCCGGTTTTGGAGCGGCTGCGCAAGTCGCCAAAGAACGGATGCAGCGCGATGCTGAACATGTCGCCGCGCTTTGGAGCCGCGCCCGCGATATGTTCGACGGGTGGGAGCTTAATGGCAGCGCGCAGGCGCGCTATTTCGGCAATCTCAACATTCGTAAGGACGGCGTGGATGTCGCGCGGTTGATGTCCGATGCGCGCGATGTATGTTTCTCGGCGGGGTCGGCCTGTGCGAGCGGATCGGGCAAGCCGAGCCATGTGCTGGCCGCGCTGGGTCTGTCGAAAGAACAGGCGAAAAGCTCTATCCGGCTGGGTTTCGGGCGCTACACTACGATGGCAGATCTGGAAAAGGGCGTCAGCGAAATACTGTCCGCCGCGAAAGAGCAGGGTGTCTGA
- a CDS encoding cysteine desulfurase family protein: protein MQQGFAIWANPSSPHAEGRKAKQALEDARERVKKALGWDGEVIFTSGASEALWIALNRAKVDRRIVSAVEHDAVFRAAPDAEVVPIGDGACVDQDQLNDMLARAGRSIVAVQHVNSETGVRQPVSSLAQKVTEAGSLLISDCSQSAGKYTLPDADMIVLSAHKLGGPIGIGALLVSDYNLLEPTGGHERGYRQGTENLPAVLGFVSALEARAISKKTVGTGVDTSAIAGQADWVTVAGLTFVDIEHSINSANGQFQPPNSDWIEHDYSILAISHPTMSAQAQLIRLDAMGFAVSAGSACSSGTLKKSRVLDAFGVSDEVAARTIRVSMGWNSTYDEMQQFAEAWRSLS, encoded by the coding sequence ATGCAGCAAGGTTTCGCCATTTGGGCCAATCCCAGCAGCCCGCATGCAGAAGGCCGCAAAGCCAAGCAAGCGCTCGAGGATGCCCGCGAACGGGTGAAGAAAGCGCTTGGCTGGGATGGGGAAGTGATTTTCACCAGCGGGGCTAGCGAGGCGCTGTGGATTGCGCTTAATCGAGCGAAAGTGGACCGCAGGATTGTGAGTGCGGTAGAGCATGATGCGGTGTTCCGCGCAGCGCCGGATGCGGAGGTGGTTCCGATTGGTGATGGGGCCTGTGTCGACCAAGATCAATTGAATGATATGCTTGCGCGAGCTGGCCGATCAATTGTCGCGGTTCAACATGTCAACTCTGAGACCGGTGTCCGGCAACCGGTTAGCAGTCTAGCCCAGAAAGTGACAGAAGCTGGTAGCCTGCTGATCTCTGACTGCTCGCAATCTGCGGGTAAGTACACGTTGCCTGATGCAGACATGATTGTGCTTTCTGCACACAAACTAGGTGGACCAATTGGAATCGGTGCTCTTCTGGTTAGTGATTACAATCTGCTCGAGCCAACAGGAGGTCATGAGCGGGGGTACCGACAAGGTACGGAAAATCTTCCGGCTGTGCTGGGGTTCGTGAGCGCTTTGGAAGCGCGCGCGATCAGCAAGAAGACGGTTGGTACGGGCGTAGATACAAGCGCAATTGCGGGGCAAGCTGATTGGGTCACAGTCGCCGGGCTTACTTTTGTCGATATCGAACACTCGATCAATAGTGCCAATGGCCAATTTCAGCCGCCAAATTCCGACTGGATTGAGCACGACTACTCGATCTTGGCTATCAGCCATCCGACAATGAGTGCCCAGGCACAGCTAATTCGCCTTGATGCAATGGGCTTTGCTGTATCTGCGGGTAGCGCGTGTTCGTCTGGAACACTTAAGAAAAGCCGTGTGCTGGATGCGTTTGGCGTTTCTGATGAGGTGGCTGCGCGAACTATCCGGGTTAGTATGGGTTGGAACTCTACCTATGATGAGATGCAGCAATTTGCCGAGGCTTGGCGCAGCCTCTCCTAG